Genomic window (Desulfuromonadales bacterium):
AGATGCAGTTGGCCTGAATTCTTTTTGCCGCGTTCCCTTTGATCCTCAGGTTGTTGCCGTAGCTGCCAAGGGTCATGGCCAGGGAATGATTGTAGCCGTCCCTGCTTTTTGCGAGCATCTTCTCGAGGAAGTTGTCCCTCGGCAGGTGGCAGTCCACACAGGTGGCACTGTCCCGGTGGGAGCTGTGCTGCCATGTCGCATAATGGGTATTCATGGTGTGACAATTAATGCAGACCTTCGGATTACCCGACAGGTAGGTCAGCACCCTGGCCTCATGCCCAACGAAGGCGGCCAGCCCGACCGCCGCCACGACGCAACAGACAGCCACGAATTTCATTGCGTTCCCGGTTTTC
Coding sequences:
- the nrfH gene encoding cytochrome c nitrite reductase small subunit; the encoded protein is MKFVAVCCVVAAVGLAAFVGHEARVLTYLSGNPKVCINCHTMNTHYATWQHSSHRDSATCVDCHLPRDNFLEKMLAKSRDGYNHSLAMTLGSYGNNLRIKGNAAKRIQANCISCHQELVSQMLANAELYHEKGRMTLDRPCWECHRGLPHGTTRNLLATQNNIGVKEL